Proteins encoded within one genomic window of Candidatus Nezhaarchaeota archaeon:
- the argF gene encoding ornithine carbamoyltransferase has protein sequence MSLKRRDILTLQELSPSEIMTLIDKCFELKREWISGERSRRELEGKSVLMFFEKPSTRTRLAFEIAAASLGAHTVYASPSDLQLARGESLSDTARVFSKMVDCVVARVKSHNTVEELAAYCDVPVINGLSNLHHPTQALTDVFTMFEVKGKRKLKIAFIGDGSANTCHSLMICCSKLGLDMTIACPPEFKPRDEVWRLAMKNCERSGSKIEVVEDPVIAVKEADVIYTDVFVSMGFEHEKEERLRRFLPKYQVNKGLVSKAPDDYIFMHCLPAKRGEEVTDEVIDDPKHSIVWVQSENKMHMARAILYMIV, from the coding sequence ATGAGCTTGAAAAGACGTGACATATTGACGTTGCAAGAGCTCTCTCCAAGTGAGATAATGACGTTAATAGATAAATGCTTTGAGCTTAAAAGAGAGTGGATTAGTGGAGAGAGAAGCAGAAGGGAGCTTGAAGGTAAGAGTGTGTTAATGTTTTTTGAAAAGCCATCAACGAGGACGAGACTCGCCTTTGAAATTGCGGCTGCTAGTCTTGGAGCACATACAGTGTATGCTTCACCATCAGACTTGCAGCTAGCTCGAGGCGAATCACTATCTGATACAGCTAGGGTCTTCTCTAAAATGGTTGATTGTGTGGTTGCAAGAGTCAAGAGCCATAACACTGTGGAAGAGCTAGCTGCATACTGTGACGTCCCGGTAATTAATGGGCTTAGTAACCTACATCATCCAACCCAGGCTTTAACGGATGTCTTCACCATGTTCGAGGTAAAGGGTAAGAGGAAGTTAAAGATAGCCTTCATAGGTGATGGTAGTGCGAATACCTGTCATAGCCTTATGATATGCTGTAGTAAGCTTGGGCTTGATATGACGATAGCATGCCCTCCCGAGTTTAAGCCGAGAGATGAGGTATGGAGACTAGCTATGAAAAATTGTGAGAGAAGTGGGTCAAAGATAGAGGTGGTTGAAGACCCTGTTATTGCTGTTAAAGAGGCAGACGTTATCTATACTGACGTATTCGTGAGTATGGGATTTGAGCATGAGAAAGAGGAAAGGTTAAGGAGGTTCCTTCCGAAATATCAGGTAAACAAGGGATTAGTGAGTAAGGCGCCGGATGACTATATCTTCATGCATTGCCTTCCAGCTAAACGTGGAGAGGAGGTTACGGATGAGGTTATTGATGATCCAAAGCACTCAATTGTTTGGGTTCAGTCCGAGAACAAGATGCACATGGCTCGAGCTATTCTATACATGATAGTGTAG